One window of Paludibacter propionicigenes WB4 genomic DNA carries:
- a CDS encoding GH36-type glycosyl hydrolase domain-containing protein, translating into MKYGHFDDNRREYVITNPRTPWPWINYLGNEDFFSLVSNTGGGYSFYKDAKFRRITRYRYNNVPMDSGGKYFYINDGESVWSPGWKPCKTELDSYECRHGMNYTTIKGVKNGVEAEALYFVPLKTWAEVQKLTLRNTTNEVKTLKIFSFVEWCLWNAATDMENFQRNFSTGEVEIEDSVIYHKTEYKERRDHFAYYSVNEPMQGFDTDRETFFGLYNGFDEPQTVLEGAPRNSEAHGWSPIASHYVEVVLQPGESKELVYVLGYVENAQDEKWESKNVINKTKAKATIARFDTAAKVDAALAELNAYWDNLLNVFTIKTGEEKLDRMVNIWNQYQCMITFCFSRSASFFESGIGRGMGFRDSNQDLVGFVHQIPERARERIIDIASTQFPDGGCYHQYQPLTKKGNNEIGQGFNDDPMWLILGTTAYIKESGDFTILDEPVPFDNEVGSEVSLFHHLTVSFNHVVNNLGPHGLPLSGRADWNDCLNLNCFSNDPNESFQTTENKSEGSQAQSLMIAGLFVVYGRDYVELCKVIGKTEEAARAQQHIDAMVAAIKLNGWDGDWFIRAYDYFGNKIGSNENEEGKIFIESNGWCTMAGIGLEEGMVAKALDSVKERLDCEHGIVLNNPAYTKYYIEYGEISSYPPGYKENAGIFCHNNPWIIIGETVQGRGDRAWEYFRKICPSYTEEISDLHKVEPYVYAQMIAGKDAFKPGEAKNSWLTGTAAWNYYAITQYILGIQPTYNGLRIEPCIAPEWKGFTVTRKFRGATYLIEVKNPNGSMKGVASLTVDGKAIEGNTIPLMPVGGTYKVEVVMN; encoded by the coding sequence ATGAAATACGGACATTTCGATGACAACAGACGTGAATACGTCATTACCAATCCACGTACGCCATGGCCTTGGATTAATTACCTCGGCAATGAGGACTTTTTTAGTTTAGTTTCCAATACCGGTGGTGGATATTCTTTTTATAAGGATGCCAAGTTCCGCCGCATTACACGCTATCGTTACAATAATGTACCGATGGACAGTGGTGGAAAATACTTCTATATCAACGATGGAGAATCGGTGTGGAGTCCGGGCTGGAAACCCTGTAAGACGGAATTGGATAGCTACGAGTGTCGTCACGGGATGAATTACACCACCATCAAAGGGGTGAAAAACGGGGTAGAAGCAGAGGCTTTGTATTTTGTGCCATTGAAAACATGGGCCGAAGTACAAAAACTGACGCTTAGAAATACCACGAACGAAGTAAAAACGCTGAAGATTTTCTCTTTCGTGGAGTGGTGTTTGTGGAATGCAGCTACCGATATGGAAAACTTCCAACGTAACTTCTCAACCGGTGAGGTGGAAATAGAAGATTCGGTGATTTATCACAAAACAGAATACAAGGAACGTCGCGACCATTTCGCTTACTACTCGGTAAATGAACCGATGCAGGGCTTTGATACCGATCGCGAGACTTTCTTTGGCTTGTACAATGGTTTTGACGAACCACAAACCGTACTCGAAGGTGCACCGCGCAACTCGGAAGCACACGGTTGGTCGCCTATCGCTTCGCACTATGTAGAAGTAGTATTGCAACCGGGAGAATCGAAAGAGTTGGTGTACGTGTTGGGTTACGTGGAAAATGCACAAGACGAGAAATGGGAAAGTAAAAACGTCATCAATAAAACCAAAGCGAAAGCCACTATTGCGCGTTTTGATACAGCTGCCAAAGTGGATGCTGCCCTTGCAGAACTGAACGCTTATTGGGATAATTTATTGAATGTATTCACGATCAAAACCGGCGAAGAAAAACTGGATCGCATGGTAAACATTTGGAATCAATACCAATGTATGATTACCTTCTGTTTCTCGCGTTCAGCTTCGTTCTTCGAAAGCGGTATCGGACGTGGAATGGGATTCCGCGATTCCAATCAGGATTTGGTGGGTTTTGTACACCAGATTCCGGAACGTGCCCGCGAACGTATCATCGACATTGCTTCCACGCAATTCCCCGACGGCGGTTGCTATCATCAATATCAACCGTTGACCAAAAAGGGAAACAACGAGATCGGACAAGGTTTCAACGACGACCCTATGTGGTTGATTCTCGGAACAACGGCTTATATCAAAGAATCGGGCGATTTCACTATTTTGGATGAACCTGTTCCGTTTGATAATGAAGTGGGTTCGGAAGTCTCACTTTTCCATCACCTCACCGTTTCGTTCAATCACGTGGTGAATAACCTCGGACCTCACGGTTTACCATTGAGCGGTCGTGCCGATTGGAACGATTGTTTAAACCTGAACTGCTTCTCCAACGATCCGAACGAAAGCTTCCAGACTACCGAAAATAAATCGGAAGGCAGTCAGGCGCAAAGTTTAATGATTGCCGGACTTTTTGTGGTGTACGGTCGCGATTATGTGGAATTGTGTAAAGTAATTGGAAAAACCGAAGAAGCGGCGCGTGCTCAACAACATATTGATGCCATGGTGGCAGCCATTAAGTTGAACGGATGGGATGGCGACTGGTTTATTCGTGCGTACGATTATTTTGGGAATAAAATTGGGTCTAATGAAAACGAAGAAGGTAAAATCTTTATCGAATCGAATGGATGGTGTACTATGGCCGGCATTGGTTTGGAAGAGGGCATGGTAGCCAAGGCACTGGACTCAGTAAAAGAACGTCTGGACTGCGAACACGGTATTGTGCTCAATAATCCTGCCTACACAAAGTATTATATCGAATATGGCGAAATTTCCAGTTATCCTCCCGGTTACAAAGAAAACGCGGGTATATTTTGCCACAACAATCCGTGGATTATTATTGGCGAAACCGTTCAGGGACGTGGCGACAGAGCGTGGGAGTATTTCCGCAAAATTTGTCCTTCGTACACCGAAGAAATCAGCGATTTGCACAAGGTAGAGCCTTACGTGTATGCCCAAATGATTGCCGGTAAAGACGCTTTCAAACCGGGTGAAGCGAAGAATTCCTGGTTAACCGGAACGGCGGCCTGGAACTATTACGCCATTACACAGTACATTTTGGGAATTCAACCCACTTACAACGGTTTGAGAATA
- a CDS encoding MFS transporter: MDIKKLSLKEKIGYGFGDAASSMFWKLFGMYIMFFYTDIYGIPAAIVGTMFLITRVGDAIIDPFIGIMADRTETRWGKFRPYLLWMAIPFGIIGVLTFTTPNMGMTGKIIYAYATYSLMMIIYSMINVPYASLMGVMTSDGKERTTLATFRFIFAFGGSFLVLALFQPLFDGFGTKTVSNYSEPKLVQLTDSTQASAANLYVWNGQITSELKDKPVDSLLFVSAKIITKSKDAFKIGVLNTTTNQYSWVNFAAGKDTLGLLRDGSTSNVLIRLSSIVPKETLNNLGILKVVYSSEKDSDVKFTKVAIKQIDYKTGFQYAVMVIAIMAVIFFLLTFSWTRERVKPISEKTKLKDDLKDLTRNMPWFILLGASVSTIFFNTIRDGAAVYYFLYYFKGESSIEITSTTALAISTVYLLLGQAANIVGVVLAKPVSDRIGKKNTFLVAMLFATILSVIFYFVDKSNLYAILGFQFLISINAGIIFPLVWSMYADTADYSEWKNKRRATGLVFSAASMSQKFGASLGIAAVGWIMAMYHYIPNVEQAISTQNGFRMMLSLFPAIGALLAAVFMFIYPLNEKKMKEIATDLAVERDKK; this comes from the coding sequence ATGGATATTAAGAAACTCAGTTTAAAAGAAAAAATTGGTTATGGTTTCGGAGATGCGGCTTCGTCGATGTTCTGGAAACTTTTCGGAATGTATATTATGTTCTTTTATACAGATATCTATGGTATCCCTGCCGCAATAGTGGGAACCATGTTTCTGATTACTCGTGTAGGTGATGCCATAATCGATCCGTTTATCGGAATCATGGCCGATCGTACCGAAACCCGTTGGGGTAAGTTTCGTCCGTATTTACTTTGGATGGCTATTCCATTTGGCATTATCGGGGTTTTGACCTTTACAACTCCAAATATGGGTATGACGGGCAAAATTATTTATGCTTATGCTACTTACTCGCTGATGATGATTATCTATTCAATGATTAATGTGCCTTATGCTTCGTTAATGGGCGTAATGACATCGGATGGTAAAGAAAGAACAACCCTTGCCACTTTCCGTTTTATCTTTGCTTTTGGAGGTAGTTTTCTTGTGTTGGCATTGTTTCAACCGCTTTTCGACGGATTCGGAACTAAAACGGTTAGCAACTATAGCGAACCTAAATTAGTTCAGTTAACTGACAGTACTCAGGCTTCTGCAGCAAATTTATATGTTTGGAACGGTCAGATTACTTCCGAGTTAAAAGACAAACCGGTTGATTCTCTTCTTTTTGTCTCTGCAAAAATTATTACTAAATCGAAAGATGCATTTAAAATTGGTGTTTTAAATACAACCACAAACCAATACAGTTGGGTAAACTTTGCGGCTGGAAAAGATACATTGGGACTACTTCGTGATGGAAGCACAAGCAATGTGCTTATTAGACTATCAAGCATTGTTCCAAAAGAAACACTTAATAATCTGGGTATTTTAAAAGTAGTTTATTCATCTGAAAAGGATAGTGATGTAAAATTCACCAAAGTTGCCATCAAACAAATTGACTACAAAACAGGCTTCCAATATGCTGTAATGGTTATTGCTATAATGGCGGTTATCTTCTTTTTGTTGACATTCTCATGGACTCGCGAACGAGTGAAACCAATTTCAGAAAAGACCAAACTGAAAGATGATTTGAAGGATTTGACTAGAAATATGCCTTGGTTTATCCTGTTGGGCGCAAGTGTTTCTACGATTTTCTTCAATACTATTCGTGACGGTGCAGCAGTTTATTACTTCTTGTATTATTTCAAGGGCGAAAGCAGTATAGAAATTACATCTACTACAGCATTGGCAATCAGTACTGTATATCTATTGTTAGGTCAGGCTGCGAATATCGTTGGAGTTGTGTTGGCTAAACCTGTTTCTGACAGAATAGGTAAGAAAAATACGTTTCTTGTCGCCATGTTGTTTGCAACGATATTAAGTGTTATTTTCTACTTTGTTGACAAATCAAATCTTTACGCTATCCTCGGGTTCCAGTTCTTAATCAGTATCAATGCCGGTATTATTTTCCCATTAGTATGGTCAATGTATGCCGATACAGCCGACTATTCTGAATGGAAAAACAAACGTCGCGCAACAGGGTTGGTATTCTCAGCAGCTTCAATGTCGCAAAAATTCGGAGCTTCATTGGGTATTGCCGCTGTGGGTTGGATTATGGCTATGTATCATTATATTCCCAATGTCGAACAAGCTATTTCAACTCAAAATGGTTTCCGAATGATGTTGAGTTTGTTCCCGGCAATTGGGGCTTTACTTGCAGCAGTTTTCATGTTTATCTATCCGTTGAATGAGAAAAAGATGAAAGAAATAGCAACTGATTTAGCCGTAGAAAGAGATAAAAAATAA
- a CDS encoding glycoside hydrolase family 27 protein has protein sequence MKNTRFFLLLGCVLLASTVMQAQKFQGLALTPPMGWNSWNKFACNVSEELIRETADAMVATGMKDAGYEYIVIDDCWQVSRDSLGFIVADPKRFPSGIKALADYVHAKGLKFGIYSCAGNKTCGGRPAGRGHEYQDALSYAKWGVDYLKYDWCDTENLNAIGAYTTMRDALFAAGRPIVFSLCEWGNNKPELWAKEVGHLWRTTGDIYNCFDCVQNNGTWKAFGVMQIMDKQDGLRKNAGPGHWNDPDMLEVGNGMSLNESRAHFSIWCMMAAPLIAGNDLRSMNAETLTVLSNKEVIAIDQDSLGVQGFRHAVKDSVETWLKPLKNGEWAVCLLNRSTTPRVVALDWKTFSVIDSLSNRTLNTSAKEVYKLRDLWLKKNVGDTRKPFKATIPARDVLCLKLFK, from the coding sequence ATGAAGAATACCCGTTTTTTTCTATTGTTAGGCTGTGTTTTGCTGGCTTCGACAGTTATGCAGGCGCAGAAATTTCAGGGATTGGCACTCACACCTCCAATGGGTTGGAATAGCTGGAATAAATTTGCTTGCAATGTAAGCGAAGAATTGATCCGCGAAACAGCCGATGCCATGGTGGCTACCGGTATGAAAGATGCCGGATATGAATACATTGTTATTGACGATTGCTGGCAGGTAAGTCGCGATAGTCTTGGCTTTATCGTTGCCGACCCGAAACGTTTTCCATCAGGAATAAAAGCATTGGCCGATTATGTACATGCTAAAGGATTGAAATTTGGCATTTATTCATGTGCCGGAAACAAAACTTGTGGTGGTCGTCCTGCCGGTCGCGGACACGAATATCAGGATGCTTTGTCGTACGCCAAATGGGGTGTCGATTATCTGAAGTATGACTGGTGTGATACTGAAAACCTGAATGCCATAGGTGCTTATACCACCATGCGCGATGCGTTGTTTGCTGCGGGACGTCCCATCGTTTTCAGCTTGTGCGAATGGGGCAACAATAAACCGGAGCTTTGGGCGAAGGAAGTCGGACACCTCTGGAGAACAACCGGTGATATTTACAATTGCTTTGATTGTGTTCAGAATAATGGAACATGGAAAGCTTTTGGAGTGATGCAAATTATGGATAAACAAGACGGATTGAGAAAAAATGCAGGACCGGGTCATTGGAACGATCCTGATATGCTTGAGGTGGGCAATGGAATGTCGTTGAACGAATCGAGAGCTCATTTTTCGATCTGGTGCATGATGGCGGCTCCACTTATTGCCGGTAATGATTTACGTTCTATGAATGCAGAGACTTTGACGGTACTTTCGAACAAAGAAGTAATTGCCATCGATCAGGATTCGTTGGGAGTTCAGGGATTCAGACATGCGGTTAAAGACAGTGTGGAAACCTGGCTTAAACCCCTCAAAAATGGTGAATGGGCAGTGTGCCTGCTGAATCGGAGTACTACGCCAAGAGTTGTAGCGCTCGATTGGAAAACATTCTCGGTGATCGACTCATTGTCGAACCGCACACTCAACACTTCAGCCAAAGAAGTGTATAAGTTACGTGACTTGTGGTTGAAGAAAAATGTGGGAGACACGCGCAAACCTTTTAAAGCGACAATTCCGGCTAGAGATGTTCTCTGTCTGAAGTTATTTAAATAA
- a CDS encoding glycosidase yields the protein MTEFIKALNHLRANHEELLSKKNEKLPFGNGIYDRYTNPVLTNEHAPIEWRYDFNPETNPYLMERIGVNATLNAGAMKWNGKYILVVRVEGNDRKSFFAIAESENGVDNFRFWDEPVTLPETDEPDTNVYDMRLTAHEDGWIYGVFCSERKDPNAPVGDLSSAVAAAGIVRTKDLLTWERLPDLKTKSQQRNVVLHPEFVDGKYALYTRPQDGFIDTGSGGGIGWGLVDDMTNAEVKDEKIINHRYYHTIKELKNGEGPHPIKTKEGWLHLAHGVRNCAAGLRYVLYLYLTDLQDPTKLIAEPAGFFMAPQGEERIGDVSNVLFSNGWIADEDGKVFIYYASSDTRMHVATSTIDRLLDYCINTPADGYRSFKSVETIKKLIAKNKTLENQKAVSAKN from the coding sequence ATGACTGAATTTATCAAAGCTTTGAATCACCTCAGAGCAAACCACGAGGAATTATTAAGTAAGAAAAACGAGAAATTACCATTTGGAAATGGAATTTACGACCGTTATACAAATCCTGTACTGACAAATGAGCATGCACCCATCGAGTGGCGCTATGATTTCAACCCTGAAACAAATCCTTATTTGATGGAACGCATAGGCGTGAACGCTACTCTGAATGCAGGTGCTATGAAATGGAACGGCAAATATATTTTGGTGGTACGCGTGGAAGGTAACGATCGCAAATCGTTTTTTGCCATTGCAGAAAGCGAAAACGGGGTGGACAATTTCCGCTTTTGGGACGAGCCTGTAACCTTACCCGAAACTGACGAGCCGGATACCAATGTGTACGATATGCGTCTGACAGCTCACGAGGATGGTTGGATTTACGGTGTTTTCTGTAGCGAGCGCAAAGACCCGAATGCACCGGTAGGCGATTTATCGTCGGCAGTGGCTGCAGCCGGTATTGTACGTACCAAAGATTTATTGACCTGGGAGCGTCTTCCCGATTTGAAAACAAAAAGTCAACAACGCAACGTGGTGCTTCACCCTGAATTTGTTGATGGTAAATATGCTTTGTATACCCGTCCACAGGATGGATTTATCGATACCGGTAGCGGCGGCGGAATCGGTTGGGGATTAGTGGATGATATGACCAATGCGGAAGTGAAAGATGAGAAAATCATTAATCACCGTTACTACCATACGATCAAAGAATTGAAAAACGGCGAAGGTCCGCATCCTATCAAGACAAAAGAAGGTTGGTTGCATTTGGCACATGGTGTGCGCAACTGTGCTGCCGGACTACGCTACGTGCTGTATCTTTACCTTACCGATTTGCAGGATCCAACAAAACTGATTGCTGAACCGGCAGGATTTTTTATGGCTCCTCAAGGCGAAGAACGGATTGGTGATGTATCGAACGTATTGTTCAGCAACGGTTGGATTGCTGATGAGGATGGAAAAGTATTTATTTATTACGCTTCGTCTGATACCCGCATGCATGTGGCTACTTCTACTATCGACCGTTTATTGGATTATTGTATCAATACTCCTGCTGATGGATATCGTTCATTTAAATCGGTAGAAACGATTAAAAAACTGATTGCAAAAAATAAAACATTGGAAAATCAAAAAGCTGTGTCGGCGAAGAACTAA
- the galA gene encoding beta-galactosidase GalA, whose translation MIKKNISLALILFLGVMSVFSQNEKTSFSTQGRERLLMDFGWRFALGHATDYTKDFTTGTSYFTYFAKTGYGDGVAAAQFKDSTWREVDLPHDWAVELPFSGDASHSHGYKTIGYKYPETSVGWYRKKFTVPASDMGRKISIQFDGVHRNATVWVNGFYVGNEPSGYATSVYDITDYLNYGGENTVAVRVDASIEEGWYYEGAGIYRHVWLNKTDRLHVAQFGTFVTTELTGNNAELTVRTKVQNQHDKSSVFTIEQSLLDANNQQVLSKKLENVSLNGNVDNTYFQKIKVEKPTLWSLENPYLYKLKTNIITDGKIVDSYTTNVGIRTVRFDPNQGFFLNGKSVKIVGTNMHQDHAGVGTAIPDALQEFRIKKLKEMGNNGIRTSHNPSTPEMLDACDRLGMLVLDENRLMGINQEHFDLMERFMVRDRNHPSVVLWSVGNEEWAIESNEKGARITKTMQEFAQKIDSSRAFTVAISGGWENGSGKTTQVMGYNYIVQGNIDEHHKNFPWQSGIGTEESNTIGTRGVYVDDKANGRMAASNRMPENVGTESGWKFYAARPFLSGLFFWTGFDYRGEANPLLWPAVNSQFGIVDLCGFPKDIFYYLKSWWGKQPVMHIMPHWNWKGCEGKNIKVTIYSNAEEVELVLNKKSLGKKTMEKNGHLEWEVAYQPGTLVAKGFVNGKPTVSEQVETTGAPAKVALLADRSQLNADGEDVAVITVQLNDLKNRWVPTANKEVVFTLSGPGKIIGVGNGDPASHAPEQFVATASNPTPQWKRETFNGLAQIIVKTTKQAGEITLIASSEGMTSSTLKLTTTTSVLRPTTEIIKK comes from the coding sequence ATGATAAAAAAGAATATCTCTTTAGCGCTAATTCTATTTCTTGGGGTGATGTCTGTTTTTTCGCAAAACGAAAAGACAAGCTTTTCTACACAAGGGCGGGAGAGGCTGTTGATGGACTTCGGCTGGCGTTTTGCACTGGGTCATGCCACCGATTATACTAAAGATTTTACAACAGGAACAAGCTATTTCACCTATTTTGCCAAGACTGGATATGGTGATGGAGTTGCGGCGGCGCAATTCAAAGACAGCACCTGGCGCGAAGTGGATTTACCGCACGACTGGGCAGTAGAGCTTCCTTTTTCGGGCGATGCAAGTCATAGTCACGGATATAAAACCATCGGTTACAAATACCCCGAAACATCGGTGGGATGGTATCGCAAGAAATTCACGGTACCTGCATCTGATATGGGACGTAAAATAAGTATTCAGTTTGACGGTGTGCACCGAAATGCAACAGTTTGGGTGAATGGTTTTTATGTGGGTAACGAGCCAAGCGGCTATGCTACTTCGGTATACGACATCACTGATTATCTGAATTATGGTGGTGAAAATACAGTTGCTGTTCGCGTGGATGCGAGCATTGAAGAGGGTTGGTATTACGAGGGTGCGGGCATTTATCGTCATGTGTGGTTGAATAAAACTGACCGACTACACGTAGCTCAGTTCGGTACATTTGTAACAACGGAATTGACCGGCAACAATGCTGAACTTACTGTGCGTACCAAAGTGCAGAATCAACACGATAAGTCGTCTGTATTTACTATTGAACAAAGCTTGTTGGACGCTAACAACCAGCAAGTCTTATCTAAGAAACTTGAAAACGTAAGTTTGAATGGAAATGTAGACAATACGTATTTCCAAAAAATAAAGGTGGAAAAGCCAACCCTTTGGTCGCTCGAAAATCCCTATTTATATAAACTGAAAACCAACATTATTACTGATGGTAAAATTGTGGACAGTTACACCACTAATGTAGGTATTCGTACTGTTCGTTTCGATCCGAATCAGGGATTTTTTCTAAATGGTAAAAGTGTAAAGATTGTTGGCACCAACATGCATCAGGATCATGCAGGGGTGGGTACAGCCATTCCCGATGCTTTGCAGGAATTCAGAATCAAAAAGCTCAAAGAGATGGGCAACAACGGCATTCGTACTTCGCACAATCCGTCTACACCGGAAATGTTGGATGCTTGTGACCGTCTCGGAATGCTTGTTCTCGACGAAAACCGCCTGATGGGAATCAATCAGGAGCATTTTGATTTGATGGAACGCTTTATGGTGCGCGACCGTAACCATCCTTCGGTGGTTCTATGGTCGGTAGGAAATGAAGAGTGGGCTATCGAGAGCAACGAAAAAGGAGCACGCATCACCAAAACTATGCAGGAGTTTGCACAGAAAATTGATTCGTCGCGGGCATTTACCGTTGCCATCTCAGGCGGTTGGGAAAATGGAAGCGGAAAAACAACCCAGGTAATGGGCTACAATTATATTGTTCAGGGAAATATTGATGAACATCATAAAAATTTTCCTTGGCAAAGCGGTATCGGTACCGAGGAAAGCAACACGATAGGAACACGTGGCGTTTATGTGGACGATAAAGCTAATGGGCGCATGGCTGCTAGCAATCGTATGCCGGAAAATGTGGGTACCGAGTCGGGTTGGAAATTCTATGCAGCCCGTCCATTTTTGTCGGGTCTGTTTTTCTGGACAGGATTTGATTACAGAGGTGAAGCGAACCCACTGTTGTGGCCAGCCGTAAACTCGCAATTTGGCATTGTCGATCTGTGCGGTTTCCCGAAAGATATTTTCTACTACCTGAAATCGTGGTGGGGAAAACAACCGGTGATGCACATAATGCCACACTGGAACTGGAAAGGCTGTGAAGGGAAAAATATAAAAGTAACTATTTACAGCAATGCGGAAGAAGTAGAATTGGTATTGAACAAAAAATCGCTGGGCAAGAAAACCATGGAGAAAAACGGACATCTCGAGTGGGAGGTGGCGTATCAACCCGGAACACTTGTTGCCAAAGGATTTGTAAACGGAAAACCAACCGTTTCGGAACAAGTTGAAACAACCGGTGCACCGGCTAAAGTAGCACTATTGGCTGATCGCTCGCAACTGAATGCCGATGGAGAAGATGTTGCGGTTATCACTGTTCAGCTAAACGATTTGAAAAACCGTTGGGTGCCAACAGCCAATAAGGAAGTTGTTTTCACCTTAAGCGGTCCTGGCAAAATCATAGGTGTTGGCAATGGTGATCCGGCTTCGCATGCTCCAGAGCAATTTGTGGCAACGGCATCGAATCCTACACCACAATGGAAACGAGAGACCTTTAACGGACTGGCTCAGATTATTGTGAAAACAACAAAACAAGCCGGTGAAATAACGCTGATAGCAAGTTCGGAAGGAATGACTTCATCCACATTAAAACTGACTACAACTACCTCGGTTTTGAGACCAACTACAGAAATAATTAAAAAATAA
- a CDS encoding glycosyl hydrolase, whose amino-acid sequence MKMQNIPTLVDINATPKTQALFYNMFNNLGKGIMLCHQDDPAYGHGWYGKAGGSDVKAVTGDYPAMVGWELGHLEIGAAYNLDSIYFTDMKRMMREVYERGGINTISWHGDNIVTGKTAWDCAQNTVVSSVLPGGSNHAKFLTWLDRLAVFFNDLKDSKGETFPVIFRMFHEHTGSWFWWGAKQCTPDEYNQLYRMTVSYLRDVKGVHNILYAFSPAGITTETEFLSRYPGNDWVDVVGFDNYCGSDKLSIERYKKDVTAGLHVVTDYAKLNNKIPVLAETGMESIPVADYFTNILLPIIEPFNISYVLLWRNAFNKETHFYAPYPGHSSANDFKKFTESKRMVMSNNMPPMYVPLKSQKSIVRN is encoded by the coding sequence ATGAAAATGCAAAATATTCCGACGTTGGTGGATATAAACGCTACGCCAAAAACGCAAGCGTTGTTTTACAACATGTTCAATAATCTGGGCAAAGGCATTATGTTGTGTCATCAGGATGACCCTGCTTACGGACACGGTTGGTATGGCAAAGCAGGCGGATCCGATGTAAAAGCAGTTACAGGTGATTATCCGGCCATGGTGGGTTGGGAGTTAGGTCATCTGGAAATCGGTGCAGCATATAATCTTGATTCAATTTATTTTACTGACATGAAACGCATGATGCGCGAAGTGTATGAACGCGGCGGTATCAACACTATTAGCTGGCATGGTGATAACATTGTTACCGGAAAAACTGCTTGGGATTGTGCTCAAAATACAGTGGTAAGCAGTGTATTGCCGGGTGGAAGCAATCATGCGAAATTTCTGACCTGGCTGGATCGTTTGGCCGTTTTCTTTAATGATTTGAAAGATTCGAAAGGCGAAACGTTCCCTGTTATTTTCCGCATGTTCCACGAGCATACCGGTAGTTGGTTTTGGTGGGGAGCCAAACAATGTACTCCTGACGAATACAACCAATTATATCGTATGACCGTAAGTTATTTGCGCGATGTAAAGGGTGTTCATAATATTTTGTACGCTTTTTCGCCAGCAGGCATAACTACCGAAACTGAATTTCTAAGCCGCTATCCGGGTAACGACTGGGTGGATGTGGTAGGTTTCGATAATTATTGCGGTTCAGATAAATTGTCTATCGAAAGATATAAAAAGGATGTGACTGCAGGATTACATGTAGTGACTGATTATGCAAAGCTTAATAATAAGATTCCCGTTTTGGCAGAAACAGGTATGGAGTCTATTCCGGTAGCCGATTATTTTACAAACATTCTGTTGCCAATTATAGAGCCTTTCAACATTAGCTATGTGTTGCTTTGGAGAAATGCATTTAACAAAGAAACTCATTTTTATGCACCCTACCCAGGGCACTCGTCGGCTAATGATTTTAAAAAATTCACCGAAAGCAAGAGGATGGTGATGAGTAACAATATGCCACCCATGTATGTACCGTTAAAATCTCAGAAAAGTATAGTCCGGAACTAG